TGCCTCTTTATAAGAATCCTATGACATTCCATCTTTGTTAATCAAATTagattttattttcctcttctcagGTTGTTTGATAGCGATGTTACTTATCTATGCCCTCTTGAAAAAGATCCTGGCTACATCTGAGCAAAGAGACGAAGTTACAACTTATTCTTCACCTCCATCAAGTATAAATATTGTAGAGGGGAATACACTTGTCCAAGAACAACTGGTTAATACAGGTTTATCACCTAACCTTCAAGCAAATGGGCTTTTAGGAAGAGATGTCGTCGTAGAACTGAATGGAAGCCTCCGCCCCCAACAAGAACAGGAGCCTATACCAATCAATACAAATCTCACACTTGAAGAGATAATCTGTATGAAAAGCTTTTGTCAGGACTCTTATAAAGTTGGGGAAGGAAGCTTTGCACAAGTTTATAGAGGGATATTTCAAGATAAGGATTTGGCTATAAAGAAGATAGAACATAGATACAATGGCATCAAGAAATCGGTGGAGAACGAAGTTGAACTTCTCAGGGGAATTGAGCACAAAAACATCAACAAGCTATATGCCTGGTGTATAGAAGAAAGCATATCTTACTTAGTGTATATGTTTATAAGTGGATGTAGCTTAGATGACTACTTGAGAGGATACTGTACCGTATTTGCCTACAGTTGGAAGCAGTGTCTCAAAACGATAATGGATATAGCAGAGGGAATCGAATTCCTTCACAAGAATAAAATCATTCATGTTGATATCAAGCCTCAGAATATTATGATGGACGCTAGTGATAATGAGGCCAAGATTGTTGACTTTGGGT
This genomic stretch from Cryptomeria japonica chromosome 8, Sugi_1.0, whole genome shotgun sequence harbors:
- the LOC131079528 gene encoding PTI1-like tyrosine-protein kinase 2, producing MLLIYALLKKILATSEQRDEVTTYSSPPSSINIVEGNTLVQEQLVNTGLSPNLQANGLLGRDVVVELNGSLRPQQEQEPIPINTNLTLEEIICMKSFCQDSYKVGEGSFAQVYRGIFQDKDLAIKKIEHRYNGIKKSVENEVELLRGIEHKNINKLYAWCIEESISYLVYMFISGCSLDDYLRGYCTVFAYSWKQCLKTIMDIAEGIEFLHKNKIIHVDIKPQNIMMDASDNEAKIVDFGFSRKADWEGTYRSTDKIIGTRGYWAPEYCLNHKLSYKHDVFSFGIVVLEMITGERHVDNARSSSQFHIPEYVSFMISNDRFEQAIDSRLKRNGWDRFTLESAFSVANIALRCARPEKAARPFMDIVVKELTSITTNSCDNIHTVGQREEEIAIAKHV